Proteins encoded within one genomic window of Haloarcula marismortui ATCC 43049:
- a CDS encoding glutathione-independent formaldehyde dehydrogenase translates to MNAVVYKGPKEVAVEEVDEPEIEHPNDVLIDITTSCICGSDLHMYEGRTAAEPGIVFGHENMGIVTEVGEAVSSLEEGDRVVAPFNVACGFCENCEAGYTGFCTNVNPGFAGGAYGYVAMGPYKGGQAEKLRIPYADFNALKLPDGDEHEDAFSLLADIFPTGWHGTELANLEPGDSVAIYGAGPVGLMAAYSAKIKGAAEIYSVDRVPSRLELAEEHCDATPINFEDGNPVEQIKAQHGGGVDKGVDAVGYQAIDPDKEADDAYDPARENPAVVINNLIRTVKPTGELGIPGLYVPEDPGAPDDMAAQGRLGIDFGLLFEKGQALGTGQCNVKSYNRELRDLIVEGRADPSWVVSHRVGLEEAPEMYEAFDNREEGVTKVLLEP, encoded by the coding sequence ATGAACGCTGTTGTGTATAAGGGACCGAAAGAAGTGGCTGTCGAAGAAGTCGATGAACCAGAAATAGAGCACCCGAACGACGTACTTATCGACATCACGACGTCGTGCATCTGTGGGTCCGACCTCCATATGTACGAGGGGCGGACGGCAGCGGAACCCGGTATCGTGTTTGGACACGAGAACATGGGCATCGTCACCGAAGTCGGGGAGGCCGTCTCCTCGTTGGAGGAAGGCGACCGCGTCGTTGCGCCGTTCAACGTTGCCTGTGGCTTCTGTGAGAACTGCGAGGCTGGATACACCGGCTTCTGTACGAACGTCAATCCTGGCTTCGCCGGCGGAGCCTACGGGTACGTCGCCATGGGGCCATACAAGGGCGGGCAGGCCGAGAAGCTCCGTATTCCCTACGCAGACTTCAACGCGCTCAAACTCCCGGATGGGGATGAGCACGAGGACGCCTTTTCGCTGCTGGCGGACATCTTCCCGACAGGCTGGCACGGGACAGAACTCGCAAACCTCGAACCGGGCGACTCCGTCGCCATCTACGGGGCCGGTCCGGTCGGGCTGATGGCCGCTTACAGCGCGAAAATCAAGGGCGCAGCGGAGATTTACTCCGTAGACCGCGTTCCGAGCCGGCTCGAACTCGCGGAAGAACACTGCGACGCGACGCCAATCAACTTCGAGGACGGCAATCCGGTCGAGCAGATCAAAGCGCAACACGGCGGTGGCGTCGACAAGGGCGTAGACGCTGTTGGCTATCAGGCCATCGACCCGGATAAGGAAGCTGACGACGCGTACGACCCGGCGCGAGAGAACCCGGCCGTCGTCATCAACAACCTCATCCGAACGGTGAAACCGACCGGCGAACTGGGGATTCCAGGGCTCTACGTTCCAGAGGACCCGGGCGCGCCGGACGACATGGCCGCGCAGGGCCGCCTCGGTATCGACTTCGGACTGCTCTTCGAGAAGGGGCAGGCGCTCGGGACTGGCCAGTGTAACGTCAAGTCCTACAACCGGGAACTACGTGACCTGATTGTCGAGGGTCGCGCCGACCCTAGCTGGGTCGTCTCTCACCGGGTCGGGCTTGAAGAGGCTCCCGAGATGTACGAGGCCTTCGACAACAGAGAAGAAGGTGTCACCAAGGTCCTGCTGGAGCCCTGA
- a CDS encoding CobW family GTP-binding protein, with protein MATDSSDSVPMTVISGPLGAGKTTLVNRLLSEPGGRRIAVVVNDMGEINVDAELLADEAESGEEGVVDLSNGCICCRLQDDLVTEVTRLAEERTFDYLIVEASGISEPIPIARTLTVGPDGGDPPDGLHLDTTVSVVDAYGFWKAFDPEESLPEAAPGPERPLTEVLIDQIEFCDVLLLNKCDMVPADALDAVEAAVKALQPRAAIHRTTYSEVDPSDVLGTGRFDFEDAKRRQGWKQALAGAEDHANHEHDDEMSAAAAHGVESLIYRRDTPFHPVRFNDWLDDWDGAIVRAKGFAWVASRPETVLGVSQAGPSVQAGPIGEWGNDDPSTRLVFIGQEMDGDALIGELDDCLATDKERTETFASDPFPREG; from the coding sequence ATGGCTACCGATAGCTCGGACTCGGTTCCAATGACGGTCATCAGCGGGCCACTCGGCGCGGGGAAGACAACACTGGTAAACAGGTTGTTAAGCGAGCCCGGAGGCAGGCGAATCGCCGTCGTCGTCAACGATATGGGGGAAATAAATGTTGACGCCGAGCTTCTCGCGGACGAGGCAGAGTCGGGAGAAGAGGGCGTCGTGGACCTCTCGAACGGGTGTATCTGTTGCCGACTGCAGGACGACCTCGTCACCGAGGTGACGCGACTTGCCGAGGAGCGGACGTTTGACTATCTCATCGTCGAAGCCTCCGGTATCAGCGAACCGATTCCCATCGCCAGAACGCTGACAGTCGGCCCGGACGGGGGCGACCCGCCCGACGGACTGCATCTAGATACAACGGTTTCAGTTGTCGACGCCTACGGATTCTGGAAGGCGTTCGACCCCGAGGAATCGCTTCCGGAGGCCGCCCCCGGCCCCGAACGCCCGCTCACCGAGGTCCTGATCGACCAGATAGAGTTCTGCGACGTACTCCTCCTGAACAAATGTGACATGGTCCCCGCGGACGCGCTGGACGCCGTAGAAGCCGCGGTTAAGGCGCTCCAACCTCGAGCAGCCATCCATCGAACCACGTACAGCGAAGTCGACCCTAGCGACGTACTCGGGACTGGACGCTTTGATTTTGAGGACGCCAAGCGACGACAGGGCTGGAAACAGGCGTTAGCCGGGGCAGAAGACCATGCCAACCACGAACACGACGACGAGATGTCGGCTGCAGCGGCACACGGCGTCGAGTCGCTCATCTATCGGCGAGACACGCCGTTTCACCCTGTTCGGTTCAATGACTGGCTCGACGACTGGGACGGTGCTATCGTCCGCGCGAAGGGGTTTGCGTGGGTCGCCAGCAGGCCCGAGACGGTGCTGGGCGTGAGTCAGGCCGGCCCGTCTGTTCAGGCGGGACCCATCGGCGAGTGGGGCAACGACGACCCGTCCACGCGGCTCGTCTTCATCGGGCAGGAGATGGACGGGGATGCACTCATCGGTGAACTTGACGACTGTCTGGCTACGGACAAAGAGCGAACGGAGACGTTTGCCAGTGACCCGTTCCCGCGGGAAGGGTGA
- a CDS encoding creatininase family protein produces MELETEAWTDMTEVETDLALLPVGSTEQHGPHAPLGTDTLDAEVVAEHGAERHDDPVVVAPAVPVGVAEEHRAFSGTLWTSESTFRSYVRDIVRSLASHGWDHVVLVNGHGGNIDALREVAGTITRHDEAFAVPFTWFNAVGDHSADMGHGGPLETSLLQHTNPETVHEDRLDEAADGGSDGWGEWQSGVNLAFDSDEFTQNGVVGDPREGSAERGEMLLDLATESLVALLDEIADRPVGPRE; encoded by the coding sequence ATGGAACTGGAGACGGAGGCGTGGACTGATATGACCGAGGTCGAGACGGACCTTGCGCTGCTCCCCGTCGGAAGTACGGAACAACACGGGCCACACGCGCCGCTCGGAACGGATACACTCGACGCCGAAGTGGTCGCCGAACACGGTGCTGAGCGCCACGACGACCCCGTCGTCGTCGCACCGGCAGTCCCCGTCGGCGTCGCCGAGGAGCATCGGGCCTTTTCAGGGACGCTGTGGACCTCCGAATCGACGTTTCGGTCCTACGTCCGCGACATCGTCCGGAGCCTCGCCAGCCACGGCTGGGACCACGTGGTGCTGGTCAACGGCCACGGCGGCAACATCGACGCGTTGCGGGAAGTCGCGGGCACGATAACCCGCCACGACGAGGCCTTTGCTGTCCCGTTCACCTGGTTCAACGCGGTCGGAGACCACAGTGCCGATATGGGCCACGGTGGGCCGCTGGAAACCTCGCTGCTCCAGCATACGAACCCAGAGACAGTCCACGAGGACCGGCTTGATGAGGCCGCAGACGGTGGCAGCGACGGCTGGGGAGAGTGGCAGAGCGGCGTCAACCTCGCGTTCGATTCCGACGAATTTACCCAGAACGGCGTCGTCGGCGACCCGCGCGAGGGGAGCGCCGAACGTGGGGAGATGCTACTGGACCTGGCAACCGAGTCGCTCGTCGCCCTCCTCGATGAAATCGCGGATCGGCCGGTCGGACCGCGTGAGTAA
- the fdhF gene encoding formate dehydrogenase subunit alpha produces MSTDKSIPRVPDLHDPQPETPVTHEFETGTANDPDVGTDTDDPTTLTVDGERVTVAPGSTIIDALQDLDDDIVSVDPGAEGVEDDADVPALCYYDRDGDCSDEVGPRSECRTCMVETEEHGLVPSCSFPAEDGLSVSTDTPDAEEARSVNLDLVLSNHNLRCTTCNGNGRCELQDAAISEGVDHPRYGVFDERDQYEPIDDTSSFIQIDRNKCILCNRCVDACNDVQVEGVLRIEGHGEDTRIGFQSDAETMHDSECVSCGHCATVCPTGSLTEKGIDGAATLPLPGFTQRNSIGKVIEHEDAETIDDTTAPNRGFEPGDPRAAKSKQGLAKFASQAKRRAGDIAKDYGKKAFLAGEHTAESIAANTMPEGRLFDIADIVSDYRLSKIDKEETTCGFCAVGCRFEMWGKDGDSLGVVPVDDPDDAPANNFSTCVKGKFGHEFANSEQRVTEPLIRNDDGELEPTTWDEALEYVAERFTEIQDAHGIDSLGCLASSKGSNEEAYLVQKFARQVLGTKNIDNCARLCHSSTVAALQQTLGYGAMTNRINEDIGEADAYLISGSNTTESHPVLATRIKQNVRDGADLVVFDPRKVGIAEHADQYTRTNPGYDVAWLNGLIRYIIEHDLHDEAFIERNTKNFEEVREKVQAFTPEKVKELAGVSPEELASAAETLAEADTVVFGWAMGMTQQSHGTENLIAMADLALVLGQVGKPGAGLSPFRGQNNVQGGGGDMGTLPGSLPGYQNPADDEVGEKFADAWGERPPKEPGLKVPEMLAEAHAGNLRGMYVVGENPALSEPDIQHAAEALEDLEFLVVQDIFMTETAEYADVVLPAATSPEKHGTFTNTERRIQRVRPTSEPPGKARQDWEITQALARRLGYDWDYDHPREVMDEINSLAPIYGGVTYDRLESGEEHGLQWPCWDEDHDGTPYLYDYDEGNFNFEDGKARFVPADGGHPGEIPDEEFPLTLTSGRVLYHWHTGQITRRVEGLMSHVGESFVEVHPETAEKLGIADGEYVRVESRRGDIVVKAQVTDRVGPGTLFIPMHFAAGAVNKLTGETFDPTAGIPEYKVSSVRVEVLGPETDETVLRTPDAGGKQIRKRGTGDD; encoded by the coding sequence ATGAGCACAGACAAATCGATTCCACGAGTTCCGGACCTACACGACCCACAGCCTGAGACGCCAGTCACTCACGAGTTCGAGACCGGCACCGCCAACGACCCCGACGTGGGAACCGACACAGACGACCCGACGACGCTTACCGTCGACGGCGAGCGGGTCACGGTCGCCCCGGGGTCGACCATCATCGACGCTCTGCAGGACCTCGACGACGATATCGTCAGTGTCGACCCCGGTGCGGAGGGCGTCGAAGACGACGCCGATGTTCCGGCCCTGTGTTACTACGACCGCGACGGGGACTGCAGCGACGAGGTCGGCCCGCGCAGCGAGTGTCGCACCTGCATGGTCGAGACCGAGGAACACGGTCTCGTCCCGTCGTGTTCGTTCCCCGCCGAAGACGGGCTGTCTGTGTCAACGGACACGCCCGACGCCGAGGAAGCCCGCAGCGTCAACCTCGACCTCGTCCTCTCAAACCACAACCTCCGGTGTACCACCTGCAACGGCAACGGCCGCTGTGAACTGCAGGACGCCGCCATCAGCGAGGGTGTCGACCACCCCCGCTACGGCGTTTTCGACGAGCGCGACCAGTACGAACCCATCGACGACACCTCCTCGTTCATCCAAATCGACCGGAATAAGTGTATCCTCTGTAACCGGTGTGTCGATGCCTGCAACGACGTGCAGGTCGAAGGCGTCCTCCGTATCGAAGGTCACGGCGAGGACACTCGCATCGGTTTCCAGTCCGACGCCGAGACGATGCACGACTCCGAATGTGTCTCCTGTGGCCACTGCGCTACCGTCTGCCCCACCGGCTCGCTGACCGAGAAGGGTATCGACGGCGCGGCGACGCTCCCGCTGCCGGGCTTTACACAGCGGAACTCGATCGGGAAGGTCATCGAACACGAGGACGCTGAGACCATCGATGATACTACCGCTCCCAACCGCGGGTTCGAGCCCGGCGACCCGAGAGCGGCGAAGAGCAAGCAAGGTCTCGCCAAATTCGCCTCGCAAGCAAAACGCCGGGCCGGCGACATCGCCAAGGACTACGGCAAGAAGGCGTTTCTCGCCGGCGAACACACCGCCGAGAGCATCGCGGCGAACACGATGCCCGAGGGCCGGCTGTTCGACATCGCCGACATAGTCAGCGACTACCGGCTCTCGAAAATCGACAAAGAGGAGACGACCTGCGGGTTCTGTGCCGTCGGCTGCCGGTTCGAGATGTGGGGCAAAGACGGGGACTCGCTCGGCGTCGTTCCGGTCGACGACCCCGACGACGCGCCCGCGAACAACTTTTCGACTTGCGTAAAAGGGAAGTTCGGCCACGAGTTCGCCAACAGCGAGCAACGGGTCACCGAACCGCTCATCCGCAACGACGACGGCGAACTCGAACCGACGACCTGGGACGAGGCGCTTGAGTATGTCGCCGAGCGCTTCACCGAGATTCAGGACGCCCACGGCATCGACTCGCTTGGCTGTCTCGCCTCTTCGAAGGGCAGTAACGAGGAGGCATACCTCGTCCAGAAGTTCGCCCGGCAGGTGCTTGGCACGAAGAACATCGACAACTGCGCGCGGCTGTGTCACTCCTCAACGGTGGCGGCACTCCAGCAAACGCTTGGCTACGGCGCGATGACCAACCGTATCAACGAGGACATCGGCGAGGCCGACGCCTACCTCATCAGCGGCTCCAACACGACGGAGTCCCATCCGGTGCTCGCCACGCGAATCAAGCAGAACGTCCGAGACGGGGCCGACCTCGTCGTGTTCGACCCGCGGAAAGTCGGTATCGCCGAACACGCCGACCAGTACACCCGGACCAACCCCGGCTACGACGTGGCTTGGCTCAACGGCCTGATTCGGTACATCATCGAGCACGACCTCCACGACGAGGCGTTCATCGAGCGCAACACGAAGAACTTCGAGGAGGTCAGGGAGAAGGTTCAGGCGTTCACGCCCGAGAAAGTCAAGGAACTGGCAGGCGTATCGCCTGAAGAACTCGCCTCGGCTGCCGAGACGCTCGCCGAGGCCGACACGGTCGTCTTTGGCTGGGCGATGGGGATGACCCAGCAGAGCCACGGCACGGAAAACCTCATCGCGATGGCCGACCTCGCGCTCGTCCTCGGGCAGGTCGGCAAGCCGGGAGCCGGCCTCTCGCCGTTCCGCGGCCAGAACAACGTGCAGGGCGGCGGTGGCGACATGGGGACGCTTCCGGGGAGCTTGCCGGGCTATCAGAACCCAGCCGACGACGAGGTCGGCGAGAAGTTCGCCGACGCGTGGGGCGAGCGCCCGCCCAAGGAGCCCGGACTCAAAGTACCAGAGATGCTCGCCGAGGCTCACGCGGGGAACCTCCGCGGGATGTACGTCGTCGGCGAGAACCCGGCGCTCTCAGAACCCGACATCCAGCACGCCGCCGAGGCCCTGGAAGACCTAGAGTTCCTCGTCGTGCAGGACATCTTCATGACCGAAACGGCGGAGTACGCCGACGTGGTGCTCCCTGCGGCCACGTCGCCGGAGAAACACGGCACGTTCACCAATACGGAGCGACGCATCCAGCGGGTTCGACCCACGTCTGAGCCGCCGGGCAAGGCCCGTCAGGACTGGGAAATCACGCAAGCGCTGGCCCGTCGGCTGGGCTACGACTGGGACTACGACCACCCGCGGGAGGTCATGGACGAAATCAACTCGCTCGCGCCCATCTACGGCGGCGTCACGTACGACCGGCTCGAATCCGGCGAAGAACATGGCCTGCAGTGGCCTTGCTGGGACGAGGACCACGATGGCACGCCGTACCTCTATGACTACGACGAGGGGAACTTCAACTTCGAGGACGGGAAGGCCCGCTTCGTTCCTGCCGACGGCGGACACCCCGGCGAGATTCCCGACGAGGAGTTCCCGCTGACGCTTACCTCCGGGCGCGTGCTGTATCACTGGCACACAGGACAGATTACCCGCCGTGTCGAGGGGCTGATGAGCCACGTCGGCGAGAGCTTCGTCGAAGTACATCCCGAGACGGCCGAGAAGCTCGGCATCGCCGACGGCGAGTACGTCCGCGTCGAGTCCCGGCGGGGCGATATCGTCGTCAAGGCACAGGTCACCGACCGCGTCGGCCCGGGGACGCTGTTCATCCCGATGCACTTCGCGGCTGGTGCGGTCAACAAACTCACCGGCGAGACGTTCGACCCGACCGCCGGCATTCCTGAGTACAAAGTGTCGAGTGTTCGCGTGGAAGTGCTGGGCCCGGAGACGGACGAGACGGTGCTACGGACGCCGGACGCCGGCGGAAAACAGATCCGGAAGCGAGGGACAGGCGACGACTGA
- a CDS encoding NADH-ubiquinone oxidoreductase-F iron-sulfur binding region domain-containing protein, protein MTRETTALAHSTAVRVSTDGRSQNGDRVLSAARTTADSTPVVRTGPTGITAATPLVMVTRSERTAFYSDPSPATVRDLIDELEAGTVPTADADAVVEHDPETASLPAPERGPLSVGRRNVLGPCGWVAPLSPADWSFVSTQRTADVAAGAGLLGRGRGDAAADEPVADTWETASETDGDPVVVCNANDASDLPTGDDTLLSGAPMAVLDGIAAVAEYVDAGDAVVYVNESQTDVQADLREAIDAAADTLPVVPQLVAGPDEFRAGEPTAALEALEGADRIEPRLQPPSPAKRGLYGRPTVVHTPRTFAQVQQAVADPGSVDADAADPGTRIVAVAGDVADSATVELRSSASLAAVRKAVEMDGSFKMACVGGVLGGVTRSLDMAPTAQSLRAAGLGTNGVVELFDTGRCTVETVGKRARFASMENSGRCVPGREGTKQLAELLRDIYDGSFENDKIRELSRVMRQSSNCQTGAHAPRPVTTAIDEFEPEFRAHTDGHCPSGTCTEKL, encoded by the coding sequence ATGACACGGGAAACCACGGCCCTCGCTCATTCGACCGCCGTCCGGGTGTCGACGGACGGCCGGTCACAGAACGGGGACCGGGTCCTCTCCGCGGCGCGGACGACGGCGGACTCGACACCGGTCGTCAGGACGGGACCGACGGGCATCACAGCAGCCACACCGCTAGTGATGGTTACACGTAGCGAACGGACAGCCTTCTACAGCGACCCGTCACCGGCGACCGTCCGTGACCTCATCGACGAACTGGAAGCGGGGACAGTACCGACAGCCGATGCGGACGCTGTCGTCGAGCACGACCCCGAAACGGCGTCGCTCCCCGCCCCGGAGCGTGGCCCGCTCTCAGTCGGCCGCCGCAACGTACTGGGCCCCTGTGGCTGGGTCGCCCCGCTTTCGCCGGCCGACTGGTCGTTCGTCTCGACCCAACGGACCGCCGACGTTGCAGCGGGAGCCGGGCTGCTGGGCCGCGGTCGCGGGGACGCCGCCGCTGACGAACCGGTCGCCGATACATGGGAAACAGCCAGCGAAACCGACGGTGACCCAGTGGTCGTCTGTAACGCCAACGACGCCAGCGACCTCCCGACGGGCGACGACACTCTGCTGTCCGGCGCACCGATGGCAGTCCTCGACGGGATTGCGGCGGTCGCCGAGTACGTGGACGCTGGCGACGCTGTCGTCTATGTAAACGAGTCGCAGACGGACGTGCAAGCAGACCTCCGCGAGGCAATCGACGCAGCCGCCGACACCCTCCCTGTCGTTCCACAGTTGGTAGCCGGCCCGGACGAATTCCGCGCCGGCGAGCCCACGGCGGCGCTCGAAGCACTGGAAGGGGCCGACCGCATCGAGCCGCGGCTCCAGCCGCCATCACCGGCCAAACGGGGCCTGTACGGCCGCCCAACAGTCGTCCACACACCGCGGACGTTTGCGCAAGTCCAGCAGGCCGTCGCCGACCCCGGTAGCGTCGACGCTGACGCGGCAGACCCCGGGACGCGAATCGTAGCGGTCGCCGGCGACGTTGCGGACTCGGCGACAGTCGAACTCAGGTCGAGCGCAAGCCTCGCAGCGGTTCGCAAGGCGGTCGAGATGGACGGGTCGTTCAAAATGGCCTGTGTTGGCGGCGTCCTCGGCGGTGTCACGCGCAGTCTTGATATGGCACCGACCGCACAGTCGCTCCGGGCTGCCGGGCTCGGAACCAATGGGGTCGTCGAACTGTTCGACACCGGTCGATGTACCGTTGAAACGGTTGGGAAGCGGGCGCGGTTCGCATCGATGGAGAACAGCGGCCGGTGTGTGCCCGGCCGTGAGGGAACGAAGCAGCTCGCTGAACTGCTGCGCGACATATACGACGGCTCGTTCGAGAACGACAAGATACGCGAATTGTCCCGGGTGATGCGCCAGTCGAGTAACTGTCAGACCGGCGCGCACGCGCCGCGGCCAGTGACCACAGCTATCGACGAGTTCGAGCCCGAGTTCCGCGCTCACACTGACGGACACTGTCCCAGCGGCACCTGTACGGAGAAGCTATGA
- a CDS encoding Rid family detoxifying hydrolase, producing the protein MKRVVSTDEAPAAVGAYSQATSNGDLLITAGQLPLTTDGELLDDEPVADQTRQCLHNVAAILESEDLSLDDVLKTTVYLDDIDDFDSFNEAYSEFFESEPPARSAVGVGAVPKGAAVEIEAIATTE; encoded by the coding sequence ATGAAGCGCGTAGTCAGTACCGACGAAGCACCGGCCGCGGTCGGCGCGTACAGTCAGGCAACGTCGAACGGCGACCTCCTCATCACCGCCGGACAGCTCCCGCTAACGACAGACGGCGAACTCCTCGACGACGAGCCAGTCGCCGACCAGACGCGGCAGTGTCTTCACAATGTCGCGGCGATTCTGGAGTCAGAAGACCTCTCGCTGGACGACGTACTCAAGACAACCGTCTATCTCGACGACATCGACGACTTCGACTCGTTCAACGAGGCCTACAGCGAGTTTTTCGAATCGGAGCCACCGGCGCGGAGCGCCGTCGGCGTTGGTGCGGTCCCGAAAGGTGCAGCGGTCGAAATCGAAGCTATCGCGACCACCGAGTAG
- a CDS encoding EamA family transporter: MNAAVLFGLGTMIAWGFWIAFGNVASSTMDPETAAFVSYAAATVVTGIYVVVSDASFVVTNRGMMFAGAAGVAAAVGVVSTFVGVTVGPTSIVSTIGGMYFITAAVIGVIAFGESMTLTKAAGIGLALIAIVVINQ, encoded by the coding sequence ATGAACGCCGCCGTCCTGTTCGGACTGGGAACGATGATAGCCTGGGGGTTCTGGATAGCGTTTGGCAACGTCGCGTCAAGTACAATGGACCCGGAGACCGCGGCGTTCGTGTCCTACGCCGCTGCAACGGTCGTCACCGGGATATACGTCGTTGTCTCAGACGCATCGTTCGTCGTCACGAACCGGGGGATGATGTTTGCCGGCGCGGCGGGCGTCGCGGCGGCCGTCGGCGTGGTCTCGACGTTCGTCGGCGTGACTGTGGGGCCCACGTCGATCGTGTCCACCATCGGCGGGATGTACTTCATCACTGCCGCAGTCATCGGCGTTATCGCGTTCGGGGAGTCCATGACGTTGACGAAAGCCGCCGGCATCGGTCTGGCGCTGATAGCGATTGTCGTCATCAATCAGTGA
- a CDS encoding NAD-binding protein produces the protein MANVPEDSSDRTLEDVFYPADRVPFVEWDELSGAKPTVVLTGTVALLAFVTGLSNLSQASLALNGPLTAVVDLPLPFVRFGGVLFAFVLGIVTVGLQRRKQLAWRVAAVVLLGLVVLPLTTFQPTDIPLLLLTLVTYPLLVRNRHRFDQSLDLSPIQIASLSAIFGVVLYGTVGAYGLRGQFLELDSWGDAVYYVVVTIATVGYGDITPVTAEARWFSLSIILFGTGAFTVAVGALIGPAIESRMATAFGVMTASELTLLEDHVVVLGYGDVTASLLEELGDETEVVVVTPDEETVASLQGEGVNLLTGDPTDEDVLRDARVGTASGVVVGSNDDARDVLAVIATKNVNPDIRTVAAATAEKHVEKFRAVGADEVINPRSIGGRLLGKSVLGRKSSEPLLDGIVADDGESGDTTE, from the coding sequence ATGGCTAACGTCCCAGAAGACTCGTCGGACCGGACGCTGGAGGACGTGTTCTATCCGGCTGACAGAGTCCCGTTCGTCGAGTGGGACGAGCTATCCGGCGCAAAACCGACGGTCGTCCTGACCGGGACGGTCGCGCTGCTGGCGTTCGTGACCGGCCTTTCGAATCTGAGTCAGGCGTCGCTTGCACTTAATGGCCCGCTGACCGCCGTCGTCGACCTTCCGCTACCGTTCGTCAGGTTCGGTGGGGTGTTGTTCGCGTTCGTCCTCGGCATCGTGACGGTCGGGCTCCAGCGGCGCAAACAACTCGCGTGGCGCGTGGCGGCCGTCGTGCTTCTCGGTCTGGTAGTACTGCCGCTTACCACGTTTCAGCCAACTGATATCCCGTTGTTGTTGCTGACGCTGGTCACGTACCCGCTGCTGGTCCGCAACCGTCACCGGTTCGACCAGTCTCTTGACCTCTCGCCGATTCAGATCGCATCGCTGTCGGCGATTTTTGGCGTCGTTCTTTACGGGACCGTGGGTGCCTACGGACTGCGAGGCCAGTTCCTTGAACTCGACAGTTGGGGCGACGCCGTGTACTACGTCGTCGTCACAATCGCGACGGTTGGTTACGGCGATATCACACCTGTGACAGCGGAAGCACGGTGGTTCTCGCTCTCAATCATCCTGTTCGGAACCGGCGCGTTCACCGTCGCCGTAGGCGCGCTCATTGGCCCCGCTATCGAATCCAGAATGGCGACAGCGTTCGGAGTCATGACAGCATCAGAACTCACACTCCTCGAGGACCACGTCGTGGTTCTTGGGTACGGAGACGTTACGGCATCGCTGCTTGAGGAACTGGGCGACGAGACGGAGGTTGTGGTTGTTACCCCCGATGAGGAGACGGTCGCGTCGCTGCAGGGCGAGGGCGTGAATCTGCTCACCGGTGATCCCACCGATGAGGATGTCCTCAGGGACGCACGCGTCGGGACCGCAAGCGGTGTTGTGGTGGGGAGTAACGACGATGCCCGCGACGTGCTTGCGGTCATCGCGACGAAGAACGTCAATCCTGACATCCGCACAGTCGCAGCGGCGACTGCCGAGAAACACGTCGAGAAGTTCCGCGCGGTCGGGGCGGACGAAGTTATCAACCCCCGTTCTATCGGCGGACGGCTTCTGGGAAAGTCGGTGTTGGGCCGTAAGTCGAGCGAACCACTACTGGACGGAATCGTTGCGGATGACGGGGAGAGCGGAGACACCACAGAGTAA